From the Patescibacteria group bacterium genome, one window contains:
- the murE gene encoding UDP-N-acetylmuramyl-tripeptide synthetase produces the protein MDKLLHIIKRLIPRKIFKALQPAYHFIFSFSAALFYRFPSEKLIVIGITGTTGKTTSAYLISKMLKAAGHKVGYTSTAMFSDGEKEWLNDRKMTMPGRFFTQKILRQMVKHKCQYAIIETTSEGIRQFRHRFINYDSLIFTGLYPEHIESHGSFVDYKKAKGELFKHLKRGKIKYADNEKCVCSSDSGIKRTDLNRVKKIIIANGDDKEVKYFLDFWAEERMVYTKKGDLGLPKAEEIKYSEVFAGREGTSFFVNNRRPSHNQSHRQGGAGGASSKINLRLLGEFNAANAMVAVCVGLSEGLDMKKIKEGLENVAGVPGRFEKIEAGQNFTVIVDYAFEPKAVAKLYETVELIPRGKIIHVLGSAGGGRDKARRPKLGVLAGRHADYIIITNEDPYDENPQTIIDEVARGVKSSKKVFKILDRREAIRKALSLAEENDIVLITGKGSEQAICAANGEKIKWDDREVAKEELERITHNA, from the coding sequence ATGGACAAACTTTTACATATAATAAAAAGACTAATACCCCGCAAAATATTCAAAGCTCTCCAGCCGGCTTATCATTTTATTTTTAGCTTTTCAGCCGCTTTGTTTTACCGCTTCCCGAGCGAAAAATTAATCGTCATTGGCATAACCGGCACCACGGGTAAAACCACGAGCGCTTATTTAATTTCCAAAATGCTTAAAGCTGCGGGACATAAAGTCGGCTATACTTCCACGGCCATGTTTTCGGACGGGGAAAAAGAGTGGCTCAACGACAGAAAGATGACGATGCCTGGCCGTTTTTTTACCCAGAAAATTTTGCGCCAGATGGTTAAGCATAAATGCCAGTATGCCATTATAGAAACGACTTCGGAAGGAATAAGGCAGTTCCGGCACCGCTTCATAAATTATGACAGCCTGATTTTTACCGGACTTTATCCGGAGCATATTGAATCGCATGGCAGTTTTGTCGATTATAAAAAAGCCAAAGGAGAATTGTTTAAGCATTTGAAAAGAGGGAAGATAAAATATGCCGATAACGAAAAATGCGTTTGCTCGTCCGATTCGGGAATCAAAAGAACGGATTTGAATCGAGTGAAAAAAATTATTATCGCCAACGGCGACGACAAAGAGGTTAAATACTTTCTGGATTTTTGGGCGGAAGAAAGGATGGTTTATACGAAAAAGGGCGATTTAGGCCTGCCCAAAGCCGAAGAGATAAAGTATTCTGAAGTGTTTGCCGGCAGAGAGGGGACGAGTTTTTTCGTAAATAACCGCCGTCCGAGCCATAACCAAAGCCACCGCCAAGGCGGGGCAGGCGGAGCAAGTTCAAAAATCAATTTAAGGCTTTTGGGCGAATTTAACGCGGCTAACGCTATGGTCGCGGTTTGCGTCGGATTGTCAGAAGGCTTGGATATGAAAAAAATCAAGGAAGGCCTGGAAAATGTCGCAGGCGTGCCCGGTCGTTTTGAAAAAATAGAGGCCGGACAGAATTTTACCGTGATCGTTGATTACGCTTTTGAGCCGAAAGCGGTTGCCAAGCTTTATGAAACCGTTGAATTAATTCCGCGCGGAAAAATTATTCATGTCCTAGGCTCGGCCGGCGGGGGCAGGGATAAAGCCCGCAGGCCCAAACTGGGCGTCTTGGCCGGGCGGCATGCTGATTATATAATTATTACCAATGAAGACCCTTATGACGAAAACCCTCAAACGATTATTGACGAGGTGGCCCGAGGAGTCAAATCAAGCAAAAAAGTTTTTAAAATACTGGACCGGCGCGAAGCTATTCGCAAAGCCTTATCTTTAGCCGAAGAAAACGATATTGTTTTGATAACTGGCAAGGGGAGCGAGCAGGCGATTTGCGCGGCCAATGGTGAAAAAATAAAATGGGATGATCGGGAAGTGGCGAAGGAAGAGCTGGAACGCATAACGCATAACGCATAA
- a CDS encoding peptidoglycan bridge formation glycyltransferase FemA/FemB family protein: MEIIEIKDKDKLDGFAAGQKHSQFLQSFLWGEFQKKVAGEVFRLGVGEDQDLAAAATIVKKFLPMGKSYFYCPRGPVIEKFRIPNSEFRTNSNNQIPPASPSEAGRANSKQVVELLFYEIRELARKEGAMFLRFEPEVECKLENWEIEKTLDVQPSRTLTLDLMKAENELLEDMRPKTRYNIRLAEKKKIKVEESGIESFDKFWELMGQTSDRDNFRLHGIDYYKEMLKFGRDFIKIFFARHKGEPISTGIFSFFGNTATYMHGASSNASRNLMAPYALQWEVIKLAKKMGYKYYDFFGIDEKKWPGVTRFKKGFGGQEMNYPGTFDLIFDSGWYSVYKMVRKVRRTF, encoded by the coding sequence ATGGAGATTATTGAAATAAAAGACAAGGATAAACTTGATGGTTTTGCCGCTGGTCAGAAACATAGTCAATTTTTGCAGTCTTTCTTGTGGGGAGAGTTCCAGAAAAAAGTGGCGGGCGAGGTTTTTCGTTTGGGAGTGGGAGAAGACCAAGACTTAGCCGCGGCGGCCACGATTGTAAAAAAATTTTTGCCCATGGGCAAGAGTTATTTTTATTGTCCACGCGGACCGGTTATTGAAAAATTCCGAATTCCGAATTCCGAATTCCGAACAAATTCAAATAACCAAATTCCCCCGGCCTCGCCAAGCGAAGCGGGGCGGGCGAATTCCAAACAAGTTGTTGAATTGTTGTTTTATGAGATAAGAGAATTGGCGAGAAAAGAGGGGGCGATGTTTTTAAGGTTTGAGCCGGAAGTTGAATGCAAGCTGGAGAACTGGGAAATAGAAAAAACTTTGGATGTGCAGCCGAGCAGAACTTTAACTTTAGATCTGATGAAAGCTGAGAATGAATTATTGGAGGATATGCGCCCCAAAACCAGATACAATATTCGGCTGGCGGAAAAGAAAAAAATAAAAGTGGAGGAGTCGGGAATTGAAAGTTTTGACAAATTTTGGGAATTAATGGGCCAGACAAGCGACCGCGATAATTTCCGTTTGCATGGGATTGATTACTATAAGGAGATGTTGAAGTTTGGCCGCGATTTTATAAAAATATTTTTTGCCCGGCACAAAGGCGAACCTATTTCCACCGGTATTTTTTCTTTTTTCGGCAATACCGCCACTTATATGCACGGGGCTTCAAGCAATGCCAGCCGCAATTTAATGGCGCCTTACGCCTTGCAATGGGAAGTTATAAAATTGGCCAAAAAAATGGGTTATAAATATTATGATTTTTTTGGAATTGATGAGAAAAAATGGCCGGGCGTGACAAGATTTAAAAAGGGTTTTGGCGGCCAGGAAATGAATTATCCCGGGACTTTTGATTTGATTTTTGATTCCGGCTGGTACAGCGTTTATAAAATGGTCAGGAAGGTGCGAAGGACTTTCTAA